GCCATTCATTTCCAATGAGGGGTGGGAAGCAGTTTCatcatcacattttattttccgcTATAGCGCAGCAATTTCGGTTCTTCGCAGCGAAACTGAGGCTGCTTCATCAATCGCTCATTCACAAGACCAACCTAGTGTCTGCACCAGCTGATGGCTTTTCCTGGAAACACTAAACAGTTCTGACATTATAAAGGAGCACAGACATTTTCTGAAACAGCTAGAACTGGAAGCTCAATGCAGTTATGCACTAAGAGCAAAGAAAGTAAGTTCTACACTACGAACTTGAGGGTGTGTTCAGGCTCTTGATACTCCAATTTTACTCCAATGTATTTTAACACCTGACTTTGAGGCCTGGGAACAGACTGATACAGCACTTTCCAACATAAATCAAAGCTCTTATTTTTAGTGGGAGGAAAAAGTATTCTAGGAATTTGAATTTGGATTATATAGCTTGGTACTGTACCACACCTATAGTGCCCTGAACTTGATCTCTTGTTTGCCATTATATCAGAATGTTACAGCACTTGGTAAAAGACCAGTTCAATCCAGTGCCCCCCACCCTGAAAAAATGGCATTATGACATATGAATATTAATATCTTCATGACACTTACTGCATTATATTACTACTTAGTATTCTTAATAACATTATCCTGGTTTTACTACTGAGTAGATTTGTTAATTCACCCACTGTATGATTAATACACCCAGTATTAATTTCTTTCTTCAGTTAATCTTTTGCtcacttaaataaaataatattcttCCACaagcttaaaataaaatgctgtttTGTAGTATGTTAAACTTTTAAGGGGTGTagaaaaatgtacttttttaaaaataagactACAAAACAAGCTAGCCAACACACCACCAGCACACGTGTGTTAaagtattttactttatagtGCCTACATTTGTACTTTCTATGTGTATCTACTACCACCTACTGGACCAAACAGTACCTGCTTGATGCTAAAATGAAGGCCTCAATAATCCTTCATTCAAGTTTCATATCAGCATTCTTACATTGTCTTTATAGTGACTAAAGGCAGAAAAAGCACATTGGCAGCACTcaaattaagtttaaaattacattacagCCTTTCCTAGTTTATATTGAAACATTTGTTGTACTACAGAAACCAGTCTCTAATGGGTTACacatattttcatgtttttagttgtagTGGTTGTAGGATTTTAGCTGTGAATCTAGGTTGAAGATAAGGTTGGAAAAACGTAAATTCTCACCTAGTCTTTAGGATGACTGTCATGTTTTTATTCCAAATAAGATGTTAAACGCCTTAATTGAAAATCCACTCCGAAACATTTCTACATCGATTAAATTATGCTGTAAAACCAAATTTTACTCACAGCTTGAAACTGGGATTGAGAAACAGTTATAATACCTGCCTGGAGACATCAGGTGGTAATTTGTGTAAATCTCATCAGATACACTATAGATATGTGCCATTTTTAAACCCAGACAAGATTTCCCATTACTTCATTGAGCCCCGAGTCACAGAATCCTCAACTATTTAAGAACCGAGTTTAAGTACAATGTTTAATTAAGTACTTAATTAGTTTGATTAAAGGATTGATTCGTTAACTGGGAGCTCAAGCAGAACTCCAACAAGACGACACAGCTGGTCTCCTGAACCCAGATTGAGAATAGCCTGATGTAACACATAAGGAATCAACGCAAGATAAAGCAATTCCGAAGGCCTCTTATATCACAAGGCCTTCGGACCACTTCTCACAATCTTTGCTCAACTAAGGATTTAGCTTCTACCGAATACCGAGTATACTACTTGAAAATTGTTGCAATTTCTGAAACATAGTATCACAAGATCTGTATGAGCTTCACAAGACCCAAGCAAAGATTGCCTATGGCAAGCCTTTTTAACATTTCATCACCCTTTTCGGATATCCCCAACACGTTTTGAGATCAACATCCTTATTCCGGatatgaaacattttaaatttgacaTCCAAATCACACACTTTGATATTAACAGTACTATGCTGGATATCAACACTTTTTAATTTGATATCTGCATGCTGACATTCCATAAACTCAcacaaaattaatattaaacttTTAAAAGCAGATAACCTTTGTAAATCCAATAAACATGTATACTCTTGATATCAGCTAATTTTAAGCTTGATAGCAATTTACCTAAATCTGATTTCAACCTTCTGCTACATAACCACTTAAACATTCCTGCtatcaaacattcaaaaacagcttCCGGACAATTCAGTTCACCCAGCCTTAATTCTGAATATGATGCTTATAATAACTATAGATCTTTATTTAAAGAGAGCTTCAGCTTTAGATGATATAAACAGATACAATGGGGTTCTGCCAAATTTTATACATGAATTGTGTGGTTGTCACCCTACAAATCTATTGTAAGATTTCCCTTACACCATGAGACATGCGTATAAACTTCTCCATTCCACCTTTCACAAcctaatgtaaatatttaatggtGTAATTTTAACCTTAACAATATTAACATACAATTTCAGCTACACAGTACTGGTCCGCCTCCCACCAAAATCCTCCCTCACAGACAAATGTCTGCTTTTGTAGAAGAAACTAAACACATTTGATAAAGATTTCTTTAAAGCAGACTGCTATTTTCCCAATACACTGAACATTCAGACTGCAGTTGATGgtaatttttgttgttgtttagagAATGCTGAGGGACTAATAAATGGGTACATCAGAGGAAGATTCTCCGAAGCATGTTATGAAAAGCACGTGCAAGCAGTCATGTGCACCACTTACAGATAGGAGTGTTCATACTTAAAAATAACCTACTCCACTGCATGAGTATccttacaaaataagaaaagatgTGGgacataaatagataaattatatatacataggtCTTAAAGTCTGGCAAGGCCTTATTGACTCAAGATTACCAATGTAATGTACCAAAATAGTTATgctgatgaaaacaaatgtgacaaaaccaAGACAAGAGTACTTGCACTTCAGATTTTAATTTTCTGCCCCCAAACTGTCCGTACAGACACCGGGCACTAGATGCTGAAATAGATACCCAATGCTCAATTAATGAGTGTTGCATGATTATGTTTTTCCTGTGAACTTTTAAAGTTAACCCCCATAGCACCCAAGATAATGGCATAGTAatgatgtaaataaatataacattataaaaaataaaaagcctctGGTAAGTTTGAAAAGCTGTGACTGTGACATTGGACCCACCACTAAAGTAGAAAAACACTGCCACGTCAAATAAAATTTTATGAAAGCCACAGATACAGGTGAATTGCCAAAGGGTTCCATCTTTATTTTAAgtccagccaaaaaaaaaaaaaaacttgggtGTCCCAGGCTTAAGTGTATCAATACCCTAGAAACTCCAAGAGATGCTTTAAAGCACAGCTAAAAATAGATTCAGCTTTAATCactttgaaatggaaaataagaaATCACTCAAATGACCATGGAAAAAATATGGTAATTaagtttgcaaaaaaaaaaaaatctggatcAACTTTCTCCAGTAGATCAATCCATGCCAAAcccaatatttttaaaatcacagCAATTTGggattttatttgtgtgtatgtggaaATCAAGTCTGAATGCCTTCATTCTTCAGCTTGGCAATGAAACTGAATATTCCGGTTCACCAGTGGGAACCGGGCGAGATCAGCCCCGTTGGTACAGGGAGCTGACTTCGAGGCTTTGTGCTCATTTCTTCTTGGGAACGGCCTCGAGGGGTAGTCCAATTTCCCTCCCACGTAGCTTCATCCCTGAGGAATGATGGGACAGGTCAGTATCAAGGCAGTGTATGCGGCTAGAGCCCATATTCTACACACAATTAGAAAACGACTGTGTCAACAGGCCAATGAGCTTCCAGATTAAACTGGCATCAAACAATACACACTGGAACAGTGAAATGCCCGACTGTACATTCAAGAGAACAAATCATAATCAGTACGTGCATATCCCAGCTTTTCCACAACTGTTCCAGTTTTAACTTCAGCAGGATCCAAAAGTCACTGCCTCAAAACCAGCCAGTCAAACTGCAGCACTGGTTCAGCTGCAGCCAATCCACTCCCTGCCAGCTATAATGATGCCCCGCCTCCAGCAACAAGTTCTCACTGAATACTGCAAGGACTGTAATGTTACTTTCTCTGGCAATGTCCAGACCTcaaaatataaccttaaaataaGGTTATATTAAAGCCAAatgcatgtctgtgtgcatgtcatttttttcattaaatatagGTTAACTTGTTTTAAGAGTTTTAAAATAGCAATCAAATCCTCTCTATGCAggctgtagtatttgttagaagACCTCGACTTCCGTTAGCACTTTTGCCTCCAGCTCGAGACATGCAACTCCAGTCGCAGTCATGTATGAAACATTAGAGCCTGCATCGACCACTGCCCTCCAAGTTTCACAGAAACCTGAGCAAATTAATAAACATCGATCGACTGCCAAGTCACAGGATCACTGCAGCAAAGATGCACAGATACACCATCACAGAGTGCCCAGTTCTCTCCGTCACAACAAATGACAAACTggcttcacaaagacaaatctgatACACAGTGGATATGCACACTACTGAAAGCGCAGGGGAGCGACATCACTAACAGGATACAataaaatgagtatttacataaACTTGAAATTGATTGTAGTCCCATTCAGTTTACAAGTACAACCTTTATCtgcctttaaaaacacattacaagCAGATACACTGAATAAATTACAAGTGGATTCTGCCAAGTCAACACTCTGGTTTAAGGATAATTGTCCATCACCAGTTGATTCAATAGTAGATTTTCCCTGTTAATGAACACCATTATAAAAGTAATGTcattattataaaatcaattCTAAAGAAGCCAGAGAAACGCTCTCAGATGTATTCACATTAATCTAGGAATTGCATTTGGAAATGCAGATAAATCTGTCAAACCAGGTCTTGTATTTAAGGACATTCAAATGTATAGGGTACAGAAAAAGATGCACATAAAAGGATGATGGTAAGTACAAAAAGTAACATAAGGGGAAGTGCCATTAATTGTTTCATAGATTTTAATATTTGCCCCACCAAGGTAAAAcagttattacattttataaagcAGTGTGTAAATGGAGATGACCTTAGTTTCTGGGGACTAGGCCAATCGCTAGGGCAATTAATCACTTTCCGTTTTAACAAGTACTTCACAGGAAGAAACCTTCTTTGGCTGCACAGCTACACTGCGGTCAATGGCCATCGCCACCCTGTGCCTTCATCCTTCCCTTAAATACTCAAATACAGATCTCAATTCATATGATCCGTGAATCTTTTCAAATTCAGCACTCTGGGTAAAACCAAAATGTTCTGAAAGTTTACCAAATCAAATTATGCATTTTGGTACTGCTCAAAGTTAGTTGTCAGTTCAGTGAAACATTATATTGGAAACTGAAAGGTCGATGTCGACCTTTTCCTGATGTCACAGATTGTGTCGATTCAGATACTCACCAATGGCTCTCTCAATCTTGCCCAAAACCTGGTTGTTAGGGATTGCTTTCCCACATTCATAATCTGCAATGATCTGGGGCTTTTCGTTGATTTTCTAGAacgggaagaagaaaaaaaagtcacaaaataatgcatttcagtTTAATCATTATTCCTAAAATCTAttcacagaaacatttctgatatttttctctccatcataaatatatactttttattcCTAAAACAGAATTTCTAATATCTTAATTGTTGAACATTtggtcttttgcaaacattAACGtgttcattatttattgttaatCATACCAAATAAAACCATGAAAAACACACCTAGTGGTCAGAGCAAAGACTGTTAGAAGGCCCAAAAACCATAGTGATGTGTGCACAGTTTAAAAGGAGAGAGAAGCGAGCTAGTCAGGAGTGGCTGTCTGAAGGCTGAGCTAGATGGGCACGCTTCACCTTCTctttttgtgtatgtatttgacCTCATGCTGGCTGGAGCCAGAGAGCCATTCGAAATTATCCTTATTCATTCATCTTTCACAATACCATAACAGTAGCAGGTTTCATATACAGCTTGCCTTATATGTTTAAACATGTAATTatcaaatgctgcatgaacaaAACCACCATTTCAACAGAGCTCATATGCAAAACCTAGGTAAGAATGTAATGCAACACAAATGTTTTGAGAATAAACCTTAACTGTTCAGAATGCCAAAGACTTCTTAGTCAAATAAGGCAAACACTACTATCTACTaggaattaaaacaattaagcaACTGTGGATCCTCAGTGGTTGTTTTAACATTGAAAGCCTAACAATCACTTTTTTCCTCAAGGCTGTGGCATGTTTGCGATCACTGACAGCAGCAAGGGAAACTGCTCCCGCCCaaacattattgtttttaatagtttgAATAAGTGGTGCTGAAGTCTCAGAATCTcaccatttgctttttttttttttttttttttaaattgtttgcaTTGGCTTCTGGGCTGGAGAACTTTAATTCCTCATGCATGCATTCAAGAAATAAACCTGGAAGCAACATCACAGTATTTGTTTCCACAAGACTGACAACACCAcatattataaaacattttgttttgagaACTGCCAGGcgatgccaagaaaatatcatgaAAGCATGTCAGTACACAGAGCTACTGCCCAGAATCACATCCCAGAAAAGAAAGCGGTTTGCTGAAGGACATGTACACTACCAAAGACCTCGGGCATTTTTTTAGGATCACTACAACAGGTAAACAAAAACCTGTTCCAATTAAATGTCAACTGCTTTGTGCAAACATTATAATTACCCTGATAAATGACAAAACGTATTGACACGATTACTCACAGTGGCCAGGTCTTTCTGTGTCATTCCCCTCTCCTGTCTGCCCTTCTGGATGACTTTGCCCACCTCCAGCGAGACTCTCTGGTGGTGCAGCTCCTCTGTCTCCCGATCCAGCTTGGCTGTGTTTTTGGTCACCAAGTGCTGTTTGTTTTGTCCTGCAGCCCCTGTTCATTCACAGATAAGTAAAGCTCTCCGTTTAAAGTATCTAATCAGGTTTTaagtcatttaaaaatcactGTCCAACCACAGACCTATGCTCCGAGCAACTCCTAAGGGGCTTTAACACATCTTCTGCCCATCAACTGCTATTTCCCCATGTATTCACTCCATCATTCCCTTTAacagccaaaaaataaaaataaatggtgtttAAAAGAATCACTGAATCTACCAGTTATGGattatatacaataaataaccttttcataattatttattataatgatatCCTACCTCAAATCTCCTTCATGTTGATTAACACAGAAAGGTGAACTATTTTTCAGGATGATTTGATAAGCATATCAAGATCtatatacacacaacacaccatCTAGTGTTAAATGACTTCTAGATTTAGATATTGTACATTAACACAGCTGATTTCTTTTTAAGGAAATAGTTCAGTAAGTAAGTACAGGTCACTCCTAGTGAACATCATGTGTTAACTAGTGCTTTAAACAGCAGCTGAATTGACATGATGCAATCCTCCAGGTTTCTGCATCAACCAGACATTATGGGAGCCAAGAAGGGTGGGAAGTGTATTGGTTTTTAAATAGAAATGGAGGGGGGGGTGGTTACATTATCAGGTTTTATGTTTGTTTCACCTACAGTCTAAATAACTACTCTCTCGGATTACAAAAAGCTCTGAAGAGGCACAAAACTGACGCTACAATACAAAACTCAAACCACAAAAACTGTCTAGACTAGCTTTTGAACTGCAACAGCACACAAATCaggtaaatcaattaaaaaggtTTTGTATAAATTGAAGGCATTGCTATTGCTGATGTAAAGCCTTTTTTATAATaggcacatttattttaaagctacAACATACAGTTTCAAACTATACAAAATCCAATGAAACCATTAGCCAGAATGTCTATTAGCTTTGCATCAGTTTGCATCACAATTGTAGAATCTCAAGTCTTAGTTTGCATACATGAATATAGGCATTAAATGCATGTACTAACAAAGGGGTGGAGGATAACATTGTAAACTGATCATTTACAAAAGGGATTTCCCAAGCTTTTCACTTTTGCTTTCATTTGTACTGCAGACT
This DNA window, taken from Amia ocellicauda isolate fAmiCal2 chromosome 9, fAmiCal2.hap1, whole genome shotgun sequence, encodes the following:
- the edf1 gene encoding endothelial differentiation-related factor 1 homolog, with the translated sequence MAESDWDTVTVLRKKGPTAAQAKSKQAVAAAQRRGEELETTKKWAAGQNKQHLVTKNTAKLDRETEELHHQRVSLEVGKVIQKGRQERGMTQKDLATKINEKPQIIADYECGKAIPNNQVLGKIERAIGMKLRGREIGLPLEAVPKKK